A genomic stretch from Malus domestica chromosome 15, GDT2T_hap1 includes:
- the LOC103456147 gene encoding serine/threonine protein phosphatase 2A 57 kDa regulatory subunit B' kappa isoform-like — protein MLKQFLSKLPRKALKSDERPESPRTNMPRSGSRTGPSGLGGGTPRSNGGNNSGPGKANAPKRMSSAVFPASVVAGIEPLVPFKDVPTPEKMNLFVSKVSLCCVTFDFTDPTKNSIEKDVKRQTLLELVDFVAIGSMRFSEPAILATCRMCAINLFRVFQPNYRSHSNGGAGENDDDEPMFDPAWPHLQIVYELLLKFVTSSCLDAKVAKKYVDHSFILRLLELFDSEDPRERDCLKTILHRIYGKFMVHRPFIRKAINNIFYRFLFETDRHNGIAELLEIFGSIISGFALPLKEEHRVFLWRVLIPLHKPKNLGSYFQQLSYCVTQFIEKEPKLASVVIKGLLKYWPITGSQKEVMFLGELEEILESVNMVEFQKIMAPLFCRIACCINSSHFQVAERALFFWNNDNIVNLIAHNRQVILPIILPALERNSQNHWNQAVLNLTLNVRKMFVEMDDQLFLSSHAHYMEEEAKQSSAAKKRKEAWEQLENAASLQPVTGNTAVLVTPIATSIAC, from the exons ATGCTCAAGCAATTCCTCAGCAAACTGCCGCGGAAGGCCTTGAAATCCGACGAGCGGCCCGAGTCGCCGCGGACAAACATGCCCCGGTCCGGGAGTCGGACTGGGCCGTCGGGTCTGGGCGGTGGCACCCCTCGATCCAACGGCGGAAATAATTCGGGCCCAGGTAAAGCGAACGCACCGAAACGCATGTCGTCCGCGGTGTTTCCGGCGAGCGTGGTGGCCGGAATCGAGCCTTTGGTGCCGTTCAAGGACGTGCCGACGCCAGAGAAGATGAACCTCTTCGTCAGCAAGGTGAGCCTTTGCTGTGTAACGTTTGATTTCACAGACCCAACTAAGAATTCGATAGAGAAAGATGTTAAGAGGCAGacattgcttgaacttgtaGACTTTGTAGCAATTGGGTCGATGAGATTCAGCGAGCCAGCCATTTTAGCAACCTGTAGAATGTGTGCCATTAATCTGTTTAGAGTTTTCCAGCCAAATTACCGGTCCCATTCCAACGGCGGGGCGGGTGAGAACGATGATGATGAGCCCATGTTCGACCCCGCCTGGCCGCATTTGCAGATTGTGTATGAATTGCTGCTTAAATTCGTGACATCTTCGTGTCTTGACGCGAAGGTTGCGAAGAAGTATGTAGACCATTCGTTTATTTTGAGGTTGCTTGAGTTGTTTGATTCCGAGGACCCTAGGGAGAGAGACTGTTTGAAGACCATTCTGCATAGGATTTATGGCAAGTTCATGGTTCATAGGCCGTTTATTCGCAAGGCTATCAACAACATATTCTATCGGTTTTTGTTTGAGACCGATAGACATAATGGGATTGCTGAGTTGCTGGAGATATTTGGGAGTATTATTAGTGGGTTTGCGTTGCCGTTGAAAGAGGAGCACAGGGTATTCTTGTGGAGGGTTTTGATTCCTCTTCATAAGCCGAAGAATCTAGGGTCTTACTTCCAACAGTTGTCCTATTGCGTCACGCAGTTTATAGAGAAGGAGCCGAAGTTGGCTAGTGTTGTTATAAAGGGTTTGTTGAAATACTGGCCGATAACAGGTAGTCAGAAAGAGGTGATGTTCTTGGGTGAGttagaagagattttggaatcGGTTAACATGGTGGAATTTCAGAAGATCATGGCCCCTTTGTTCTGCCGGATTGCATGCTGCATTAACAGTTCCCACTTCCAG GTAGCTGAAAGGGCCCTTTTCTTTTGGAACAATGACAACATTGTGAACTTAATCGCACATAACCGTCAAGTGATTCTGCCGATCATTTTACCAGCCTTGGAGAGGAACTCCCAGAACCACTGGAACCAAGCAGTTCTTAATTTAACTTTAAATGTCCGAAAGATGTTTGTCGAGATGGATGATCAGCTATTCCTCTCCAGCCACGCGCACTACATGGAGGAAGAAGCAAAGCAAAGCTCGGCTGCCAAGAAGCGAAAGGAAGCATGGGAGCAGTTAGAGAATGCAGCTAGTCTCCAGCCAGTAACCGGAAACACTGCAGTTCTGGTAACGCCTATAGCAACCTCAATCGCCTGTTAA